Within the Staphylococcus warneri genome, the region CAATCGAAACTTAACATTTCCCTAATTATCGTAAGAAGCAAATGAAAAACATTGAATTAATCGGTTTTATACTAAATTTTAATATTACAAAATTATGAAATTAATATCTTTTGAATTCTTAGCTTACTGAAAGCATTCAACTTATTTTGTGATATAGAATTTTGGTGGTAAACTTATATATAATATTATTCTATAATTTTTTATACAAAAATAGAATTAACCGTTCATAAATGGTAAATTAGATAGTAGTAACTGTGTTTAAAAAGCACATGCTTTTGAGCTTCGTGAAAGGTCTCAAGCGATACGAATTAAGATAAGACGAACGGTAGAATTATACTTTGAGAAATGAGGTTTATATATATGGCTAGAAAAGTTGTGGTAGTCGACGATGAAAAACCAATTGCTGATATTTTAGAATTTAATCTTAAAAAAGAAGGATACGATGTATTCTGCGCGTACGATGGTAACGACGCTGTAGATTTAATATATGAGGAAGAACCAGACATCGTATTATTAGACATTATGTTACCTGGTAGAGACGGTATGGAAGTATGCCGTGAAGTACGTAAAAAATTCGAAATGCCTATCATCATGTTAACTGCGAAAGATTCTGAAATTGATAAAGTTTTAGGATTAGAATTAGGTGCAGATGACTATGTGACGAAACCATTTAGTACACGCGAATTAATTGCACGTGTAAAAGCAAACTTACGTCGTCATTATTCTCAACCAGCGCAAGAAGTCAATGACGCAACAAATGAAATTTCTATTAAAGATATCGTCATTTATCCAGATGCGTATTCAATTAAAAAACGTGGTGATGACATCGAGTTAACACACCGTGAATTTGAGTTGTTCCATTATCTTTCTAAACATATGGGCCAAGTAATGACACGTGAACATTTATTACAAACTGTGTGGGGTTATGATTACTTTGGAGATGTACGTACAGTAGACGTAACGATTCGCCGTTTACGTGAAAAAATCGAAGACGATCCATCACACCCAGAATACATTGTGACACGTAGAGGCGTTGGATACTTCCTCCAACAACATGATTAGAGGTTTAGTTGAATGAAGTGGCTAAAACAACTCCAATCCCTTCACACGAAACTGGTCATTGTCTATGTCTTACTGATTATTATTGGTATGCAAATTATTGGTCTATATTTTACTAATAGTTTGGAAAAGGAATTACTCGATAATTTTAAAAAGAACATTACACAATATGCAAAACAATTAGATGTAAGCATTGAAAAAGTATATAACGAAAAAGGTTCGGTCAACGCTCAAAAGGATATACAAAATCTTTTGAGCGAGTATGCCAACCGTCAAGAAATTGGTGAAATCCGCTTTATAGACAAAGACCAAATTATTATGGCAACAACCAAGCAGTCTAACCGCGATTTAATCAATCAAAAAGCCAACGATAGCTCTGTTCAAAAGGCATTATCACTTGGTCAAAGTAACAACCATATGGTGTTAAAAGACTATGGTAATGGTAAGGAACGGGTTTGGGTTTATAACATACCAGTTAAAGTTGATAAACAAACGATAGGTAATATTTACATAGAATCGAAAATCAATGATGTATATAACCAACTTAACAATATTAACCAAATCTTTATCGTAGGTACCGCTATTTCATTATTTATTACTGTGATACTCGGATTCTTCATTGCGCGAACCATTACCAAACCTATTACCGACATGCGTAACCAGACGGTCGAGATGTCTAAAGGTAACTATACGCAGCGTGTTAAGATTTATGGTAATGACGAAATCGGTGAACTCGCACTTGCATTCAATAATTTATCCAAGAGGGTACAAGAAGCACAAGCGAATACTGAAAGTGAGAAACGTCGTTTAGACTCTGTTATCACACATATGAGTGATGGTATCTTAGCGACAGATAGACGTGGACGTGTCCGTATTGCTAACGATATGGCACTTAAAATGCTAGGCATGGCTAAAGAAGACCTTATCGGTTATTACATGCTAAGTGTATTGAATTTAGAAGAAGAATTTTCATTAGATGAAATTCAAGAAAATAATGACAGCTTCTTATTAGATATTAATGAAGAAGAAGGCATCATTGCGCGTGTAAACTTCAGTACGATTGTTCAAGAAACAGGCTTTGTGACAGGTTACATTGCCGTATTACATGATGTAACAGAACAACAACAAGTAGAACGTGAACGTCGTGAATTCGTAGCTAACGTATCACATGAATTACGTACACCATTAACTTCTATGAACAGTTATATTGAGGCACTTGAAGAAGGTGCTTGGAAAGATGATAACTTAGCACCACAATTCTTATCCGTGACACGCGAAGAAACAAAACGTATGATTCGACTTGTTAACGACTTACTTCAATTATCTAAAATGGATAATGAATCAGATCAAATTACCAAAGAAATTGTCGACTTTAATATGTTTATTAATAAGATTATTAACCGACATGAAATGGCTGCTAAAGATACAACATTTGTCCGTGAAATTCCACAACAAACGATTTTCGCTGAAATAGACCCTGATAAGATGACGCAAGTATTTGATAACGTCATTACTAATGCAATGAAATATTCTCGTGGTGATAAACGCGTCGAGTTCCACGTGAAACAAAATGCACTTTACAATAGAATGACAATTCGTATTAAAGATAATGGTATCGGTATCCCTATTAATAAAGTAGATAAAATCTTCGATAGATTCTACCGTGTCGATAAAGCACGTACACGTAAAATGGGCGGTACAGGTCTTGGACTAGCCATCTCAAAAGAAATTGTTGAGGCACATAACGGTCGTATTTGGGCCAATAGTGTGGAAGGCCAAGGTACATCTATCTTCATAACACTACCATGCGAAATCATTGAAGACGGTGATTGGGATGAATAGTAAAGAACACATCAAAACGATTATCCTCGTCTTACTCGTGCTAATGAGTATCGTCTTAACTTATATGGTTTGGAATTTCTCGCCCGACTTATCTAATGCAGATAGTACGCCGGAGAATAAGAGGGACAACACTAAACCCATTAGTAAACCGGGAACGGCTAAAATGGATAGTACCATCACACCGTTTCAAATTATTCATTCTAATGGTGAGAAAACAGAAGGTATGCCCGCAAAAGGACATGCAATTTCAAAAATAATTAGTCCTTTAAAAGATAAAGATATTGTTTCAGTACAACATTTAAAACGAAATCATAATTTAATTATTCCAGAACTGAGTGATAATTTTATCGTTCTTGATTTTACGTATGATCTACCGTTATCAACATATTTAAGCCAAGTTTTAGATATTGATGCTAAGACACCGCGTCATTTTAACTTTAATCGACTACTAATAGATCAAGACCACGAAGGACGCGTCGTATTATATGCAATTAGTAAAGATAGACATCAAGTCGTTAAAATGAAGACATCCGTTAAAGGTCAAGATGTTAATCAGTCATTAACTAGTCTGAAATCAGATATGGAGAAATATACTGAAATCATTACTAATAAAGAAACAATTGATAAAGCCACACACATTTTTGCACCTAAAAAGCCAAAAGATATTAAGACATATCGTATGGTATTCAATATTATTAACGTTGAAAAAATGAATTCCGTATTATTCAATGATTCAACGATTGTCCGTAGTGCACAAAGTGGCGTGACAACTTACAACAATAATACAGGTGTAGCCAATTACAATGATAAGAGTGAGAAATACCATTATAGAAACTTATCAGAAGATGAGAAAAGTTCAACTAATATGGAAGATACTATTGGTGGTACATTCGAATTCCTCAATGGTCATGGAGGCTTCTTAGGCGAAGACTACCGTCTGTTTAGCACAGATAATATGAGTGGTGAATTAACATATCAACGCTTCTTAAATGGTTATCCTACGTTTAACAAACAAGATTTAAATGAGATTCAAGTTACCTGGGGTGAAAAAGGCGTCTTTGGTTATCGACGCTCATTACTAAGAACGGATGTAATCTTGAATAGTGGTGATAAAAAATCACTTGAAAGTGCAGAATCTGTTCGTTCAGGACTTGCTAACAATAGTAATATCGACTTCGAGCGTGTGACTAACATCGCGGTAGGTTATGATATGGATGATCGACCTAACAACGATGATATCGAAGTACAACGCAATAGTGAGTTTACACCTCGTTGGTATGTCGAATATGACGGTAAGTGGTATGCGTATAAAGATGGGGGGCTAGAATAAATGAACTGGAAATTGACTAAGACCTTATTCATTTTCGTATTTATTCTTGTGAACATCTTCCTCGTCGTGATTTATATTGATAAAGTAAATAAATCACAAATTAACGAAGCGGAAAGTAATAATCGCGTAAACTTCCAACAAGAAGAAATTAAAGTCCCTGACGACGTCTTGAACAAAGATGTGAAAGATACGCATATGCAACAAATCACAGCAGAATCTAAAGATTTCTCAAGTTATGCCAAAGAACGTTCAAGCTTGAGCGCATCGGAATCAGGAAAGTTACTTGATGGCGATATCGGTAGTACCGTTAACGTCAGTGATAAAAATCTTAAAGACATTAAGAATTACATGAAAGACAATGTTTATAAAGGTAAATATTACCAATTGAGTAAACTCGGTTCAGATACAATGACTTTTGAGCAAACTTATCAAGGTTATCCAATTATGAATAACAGTAGAGCTAGACTTAGCTTTAATATAGATAACGGTAAAGCAACAAGCTATAAACAGACAATGATGGACAACATTGAAGCGGCTAAAGGATCAAACAGTAGTAAAAACCAAGTCATAGGCCCGAGAAAGGCTATAGAAGCTTTATATTACAACCGTTACCTCAAACGTCATGATGAAGTGATAGACGCACGTTTAGGCTACTATTCAGTCGTTAAAGAAACAAACGTGCAACTACTACAACCTAACTGGGAAATCAAAGTCAAACACAACGGCAAAGACAGCACACAAACCTATTACGTCGAGGCCACAAGCACTAATCCAAAAGTAATAGACAAGTAGGGAGCAAGACTGAATATTAAACTGTCGACAACGTTTTTAACATTGTCGGCAGTTTTTTTATGTATATTTTTAAGTTATGAATAAGATTGTACTTTTTTGAAATATTAAATAGTGAAGATAAAAAATAGAATTATCATTATGCGAGTAGTTTAAAAAACGGAGTATTGGCAGATTAATATAAGAATTGGTATAGTATAATATAAGCTATTTTAAGAACGGGTGGAAGTGGGACAGAAATAACATTTTATTAAAATTGATTTCGTTGTTCCACCACGGCAAGGTTGACTAGAATTGAAAAACTTGAGTTAAGTGAAAATCAATTCAGCCCAACTACTGCCAATACAAAATGATAGCCTGAAACATTTGTTTATGTCTCCGGCTCAAAAAGTTAATTACTAACTAAAAGAATAATAGAAAAATGATACGGAAGGCACTCTTACGTCACTAAGAGGGATGAGTGCTTCAATTAGAAAGGATGAGCCGCTTGATACGCATGAGTGTATTAGCAAGTGGTAGTACTGGTAATGCCACATTTGTTGAAAATGAAAAAGGAAGTATCCTTGTCGATGTAGGCCTAACGGGTAAGAAGATGGAAGAACTCTTTGGCCAAATCGACCGAAATATTAAAGATTTAAACGGGATATTAGTGACTCATGAACATATTGATCATATTAAAGGTCTAGGTGTCTTAGCACGTAAATATAACTTGCCTATATATGCGAATGAAAAGACATGGCAAGCAATTGAGAAGAAAGATAACCGTATTCCAATGGATCAGAAATTTATTTTTAATCCGTATGAAACGCAGTCAATCGCTGGTTTTGATATTGAGTCATTTAACGTCTCTCATGATGCGATAGATCCACAATTTTATATTTTCCATAATGATCATAAGAAATTTACGATTTTAACTGATACAGGTTATGTTTCAGATAGAATGAAAGGTATGATTCGTGGTAGTGATGCCTTTATCTTTGAGAGTAATCATGATGTGGATATGTTACGTATGTGTCGTTACCCTTGGAAGACGAAGCAACGTATTTTAGGAGATATGGGACACGTATCGAATGAAGATGCAGGTTTAGCAATGACTGATGTGATTACCGGTAATACAAAGCGTATATATCTCTCACATTTATCTCAAGATAATAATATGAAAGATTTAGCACGTATGAGTGTAGGACAAGTGCTAAACCAACATGATATAGATACTGAAAAGGAAGTATTACTATGTGATACGGATAAAGCACAAGCGACACCTATTTATACTTTATAATGAAATTTTAGACGGGAGTGAGACGGAAAGTCTCGCTCTTTTTTTATACTATTTCTGTGGACAAGTGGTAGAAGTAAGTCTTAAAAGTCATATTTATAGGGGATAACTTGATAAAAATAATTAAGACTATCGGGAAGTTATCCACTGAATTGTTCATAGTTATCCAGAATTGTGTACAATACACACAGAAATACCCACATTGTACACATACTTATCCACAAAATAACAGGTTGTTCCACAGATTTTGTGCATAAATCATAAAAATTTATAAAAAATATGAGGAGAAACTGATACAATAAGAGGGAATAGTGTGAACAAGTTGATAACTTGTGGATAACTCTAACAAGTACATCTCGGAGGATATTATGAAAATTACAATTCTGTCAGTTGGAAAACTTAAAGAAAAATACTGGAAACAAGCAATCGCAGAATATGAAAAGCGATTAGGTGCATATACCAAAATTGAAATGATAGAAGTGCCAGATGAAAAAGCACCAGAAAACATGAGTGATAAAGAAATTGAACAAGTCAAAGAAAAGGAAGGCCAACGTCTATTAGCTAAAATCAAACCACAAGCAACTGTGATTACCTTAGAAATTGAAGGTAAAATGTTGTCATCAGAAGGCCTCGCTAAAGAACTCAACCAACGCATGACACAAGGCCAAAGCGACTTTGTATTTGTGATAGGCGGATCCAACGGCCTACATCAAGACGTCTTACAACGCAGCAATTACGCCCTATCATTCAGCAAGATGACCTTCCCACACCAAATGATGCGCGTCGTTTTGATAGAACAAGTGTATCGAGCATTCAAGATAATGCGAGGCGAAGCGTATCATAAGTGATGCGGGGTTTTTAATAAACTTTCGGCTTATCAGTGAATTTGTTAAAAAGATAGAAGGCTCTCTAATATTGAGCTCCTTCTATCTTTTTAATCAATGGAAAGTTTATTTAATTTGAGCTGTTTTTGTATAATTTTATCTAGGTGTTGCAATTCTATCTGTAATGTTTCTGTATTTTTTTTACTTTACAGTGTCGAAAGTTTCTATAAATCCGCAAAAATTAAACCAAGATTTATTTCACTCGTAAGTGTTAATGTAAATCTTGGTTTTTTGATTATAATTCAATTTTAGTTTCATAGTCTATAGATGTTTTAGGACCATTCCAAATTTACACCGTTCCATCATCTTTAACTACGATAGTATTAGCTTCTGCATCGGATTTATTATTTGCATTAATTGTCCATTCTGAACCATTGTATTCAGGTTCTTGAAATTTTAATAAATCTGCATTTCCCATTTTATTTATAGCTGCAATAGCATAATCAAAAACGTTATCTCTAGTTACCTTTTGTTGATTCTTTGCAGTTTCGTGGGTTGTAGTTTGCGTTTTTACTTGACTATTACTTGGACTTTCATTTGATTGATTCTCATTATTAGAGTTTTTACTAATACTTCGAGAGTTACTTCCATTATTTTCTTTTTGCTTAGCCTGTAATTTATTTTTTCTATTTCTACTTCTTGATATTTGTTGTAACAAAAAACAACAAGTGATAATATGCCAAAAATTATAAATATCGCAATTGTAGCTAGTGCTTTTTATTTTATTGTTTCTCCAGGTTCAGGAACTTCGCCACGAGCAGCTTTTTTGTACATTTCTTGTTGTTTTTTATATGATTCATCATAGTCATACGTATTATCTACATTATTTTTATTCTTAGTCCACTCTTCAACCATTCTATCTGAAGATGGCTGTAGTTTACCTTCATCAACTAATTTTTGAGCTTCTGGTGTTACTTCACTAGTTGAGATAAATCCATCTCCGTTTGTATCAAATCTAAGCACACCATTAGGATCATTTTTATCCGCACTTTTTTCTTGAACTCCTAGTTGTGCTTTTTCATTTGGTGCTGTAATTGTTTGATTATTAATCTGGTTTTGATTTTCATTTTCTGTAGTTTTGTTTTTATCGATTTTCTTATTCTTCTCATCCTCTAGCTTAGCTTCTTCTTTTTTAAGTTCTAAATCTTTGTAACTCCCATATGCAAATACAATAGCAACGCCCAATATTACAACTAATAAAATAACCCCTAAACTCGCGAAAACTTTCTTCACATAATCATCCCCATTCAATAATTAGTTTAAATTTATATTAATGTATTTTGCCACGCTTTTCTATATAAATTTTTAAAATATATAATCAAAAG harbors:
- the walK gene encoding cell wall metabolism sensor histidine kinase WalK codes for the protein MKWLKQLQSLHTKLVIVYVLLIIIGMQIIGLYFTNSLEKELLDNFKKNITQYAKQLDVSIEKVYNEKGSVNAQKDIQNLLSEYANRQEIGEIRFIDKDQIIMATTKQSNRDLINQKANDSSVQKALSLGQSNNHMVLKDYGNGKERVWVYNIPVKVDKQTIGNIYIESKINDVYNQLNNINQIFIVGTAISLFITVILGFFIARTITKPITDMRNQTVEMSKGNYTQRVKIYGNDEIGELALAFNNLSKRVQEAQANTESEKRRLDSVITHMSDGILATDRRGRVRIANDMALKMLGMAKEDLIGYYMLSVLNLEEEFSLDEIQENNDSFLLDINEEEGIIARVNFSTIVQETGFVTGYIAVLHDVTEQQQVERERREFVANVSHELRTPLTSMNSYIEALEEGAWKDDNLAPQFLSVTREETKRMIRLVNDLLQLSKMDNESDQITKEIVDFNMFINKIINRHEMAAKDTTFVREIPQQTIFAEIDPDKMTQVFDNVITNAMKYSRGDKRVEFHVKQNALYNRMTIRIKDNGIGIPINKVDKIFDRFYRVDKARTRKMGGTGLGLAISKEIVEAHNGRIWANSVEGQGTSIFITLPCEIIEDGDWDE
- a CDS encoding two-component system regulatory protein YycI — encoded protein: MNWKLTKTLFIFVFILVNIFLVVIYIDKVNKSQINEAESNNRVNFQQEEIKVPDDVLNKDVKDTHMQQITAESKDFSSYAKERSSLSASESGKLLDGDIGSTVNVSDKNLKDIKNYMKDNVYKGKYYQLSKLGSDTMTFEQTYQGYPIMNNSRARLSFNIDNGKATSYKQTMMDNIEAAKGSNSSKNQVIGPRKAIEALYYNRYLKRHDEVIDARLGYYSVVKETNVQLLQPNWEIKVKHNGKDSTQTYYVEATSTNPKVIDK
- a CDS encoding MBL fold metallo-hydrolase; this translates as MSRLIRMSVLASGSTGNATFVENEKGSILVDVGLTGKKMEELFGQIDRNIKDLNGILVTHEHIDHIKGLGVLARKYNLPIYANEKTWQAIEKKDNRIPMDQKFIFNPYETQSIAGFDIESFNVSHDAIDPQFYIFHNDHKKFTILTDTGYVSDRMKGMIRGSDAFIFESNHDVDMLRMCRYPWKTKQRILGDMGHVSNEDAGLAMTDVITGNTKRIYLSHLSQDNNMKDLARMSVGQVLNQHDIDTEKEVLLCDTDKAQATPIYTL
- the yycF gene encoding response regulator YycF, with the translated sequence MARKVVVVDDEKPIADILEFNLKKEGYDVFCAYDGNDAVDLIYEEEPDIVLLDIMLPGRDGMEVCREVRKKFEMPIIMLTAKDSEIDKVLGLELGADDYVTKPFSTRELIARVKANLRRHYSQPAQEVNDATNEISIKDIVIYPDAYSIKKRGDDIELTHREFELFHYLSKHMGQVMTREHLLQTVWGYDYFGDVRTVDVTIRRLREKIEDDPSHPEYIVTRRGVGYFLQQHD
- the yycH gene encoding two-component system activity regulator YycH codes for the protein MNSKEHIKTIILVLLVLMSIVLTYMVWNFSPDLSNADSTPENKRDNTKPISKPGTAKMDSTITPFQIIHSNGEKTEGMPAKGHAISKIISPLKDKDIVSVQHLKRNHNLIIPELSDNFIVLDFTYDLPLSTYLSQVLDIDAKTPRHFNFNRLLIDQDHEGRVVLYAISKDRHQVVKMKTSVKGQDVNQSLTSLKSDMEKYTEIITNKETIDKATHIFAPKKPKDIKTYRMVFNIINVEKMNSVLFNDSTIVRSAQSGVTTYNNNTGVANYNDKSEKYHYRNLSEDEKSSTNMEDTIGGTFEFLNGHGGFLGEDYRLFSTDNMSGELTYQRFLNGYPTFNKQDLNEIQVTWGEKGVFGYRRSLLRTDVILNSGDKKSLESAESVRSGLANNSNIDFERVTNIAVGYDMDDRPNNDDIEVQRNSEFTPRWYVEYDGKWYAYKDGGLE
- the rlmH gene encoding 23S rRNA (pseudouridine(1915)-N(3))-methyltransferase RlmH; the encoded protein is MKITILSVGKLKEKYWKQAIAEYEKRLGAYTKIEMIEVPDEKAPENMSDKEIEQVKEKEGQRLLAKIKPQATVITLEIEGKMLSSEGLAKELNQRMTQGQSDFVFVIGGSNGLHQDVLQRSNYALSFSKMTFPHQMMRVVLIEQVYRAFKIMRGEAYHK